The Pseudomonas putida nucleotide sequence TTCGGTGCGCACGCTGTAGTAACTACCTTTGCCGTCCTGGCAGGCGAGCAGCGTTGCGCTGCGGGTACACAGCGCCAGCGAACTGCCTTGCGCCACTGCCAGGGCTGGCAGAGGCGCGAGAAGCAGCAGCAACAGGGCAGCACGTGACAGGCTCATTTCCATCTCCGATGTACCCTTCCGACGAATACGGCTTGGCGAAATTGTATTGTTACTTTATAACATTATGCAATGCATCGTTTCGAGTGCGTCCGCCTGAAGAGGTTTCACCATGTCCAATCGCCTCCCCGTCACCGTGCTTTCCGGCTTCCTCGGCGCCGGCAAGAGCACCTTGCTCAATCATGTGCTGCGTAACCGCGACAACCTTCGGGTCGCGGTGATCGTCAACGACATGAGTGAAATCAACATCGACGCCAGCGAAGTGCAGCGCAATGTCAGTCTCAACCGTGCAGAAGAAAAACTGGTCGAGATGAGCAACGGCTGCATCTGCTGCACCCTGCGTGAAGACCTGCTGGAGGAAGTCGCGCGACTGGCCGAGGAAGGCCGCTTTGACTATTTGCTGATCGAGTCCACCGGTATCTCGGAGCCGCTGCCGGTCGCCGAGACATTCACCTTCCGCGATGAGCGAGGCCGCAGCTTGTCCGACATGGCGCGCCTGGACACCATGGTCACCGTGGTCGATGGCCTTAACTTCCTGCGCGATTATCAGCAAGCCGACAGCCTGGCCAGCCGTGGCGAGACGCTGGGTGAAGACGATGAGCGTTCAATCAGCGACCTGTTGATCGAACAGGTCGAGTTCGCCGATGTGCTGCTGCTCAGCAAGATCGACCTGATCAGCCAGCACGAGCGCGAAGAACTCACCGCCATTTTGCGCAGCCTCAATGCCCGCGCACAGATCGTACCGATGGTCATGGGCCAGATACCGCTGGCGCGGATTCTCGATACCGGGCTGTTCGACTTCGATCAGGCTGCGCAGGCGCCAGGTTGGCTGCAGGAATTACGCGGCGCGCACATACCGGAAACCGAGGAATACGGCATCGCGGCGACCACCTGGGAAGCCCGCCGGCCACTGCACCCGCAACGCTTCTTCGACTTTATCCACAACACCTGGAGCAACGGTCGGCTGCTTCGCTCCAAGGGCTTTTTCTGGCTGGCCAGCAAATTCCAGGAAGCCGGCAGCTGGTCGCAGGCCGGCGGCATGATGCGTCATGGCCTGGCCGGGCGTTGGTGGCGTTTTGTACCACGGGAACACTGGCCGCAGGATGAGCAGAGCACAGCAGACATTCTCAAGCACTGGCACGCCGAAACCGGTGACTGCCGTCAGGAGCTGGTGTTCATCGGGCAGAACATAGACTTCGTACAGTTATCCACAGAGCTGGATGCCTGCCTGCTTAGTGATGATGAAATGGCGCTTGGGCCGATGTCCTGGCTTCGCCTGCCTGATCCTTTCGGCCCCTGGCATGCCGAGGAAGCGGCATGAACCCGGCGTTGCGCCCTGTGGATATCCGCCAAGCCTTCGCAGAATCGCCAAAGGTGCTCACCGAAATCTTCCAGGATGGCGTGAACCTGGCTGTCTGGCAGCGCCGTTTGCCAGCACAGGTGGAAGACTTTGCTGCCTTGGTGGTGAGCCTCGGCCAGTCCCTGGCTGATCAGCGTGTACTCGATGTGAGCGAGCACGAACCGCCGCTATTGCCTGGCTTGCTGCAGGAGGCAGCCGACCTGCATGGTTACGAGGGCTTTGTCGCCGATGTGAAGTGGCTGGTATCAGCCTACACCTGCCTGCTCGGAGCACGGCGGGTGGGGCTGCGGCTGCGAGTGCTGCAAGGTGCCATGTGTCCGCGCTTCCATGTGGATAACGTGCCCTTGCGCTTACTGACCACTTACGTGGGGCCTGGCAGCGAATGGCTGGAAGAAGGCGCAGTAGCGCGGGTTGGCCTGCACCTGGCGCCGGCACCTGTGGATAACATTCGCACCTTGCAGGCGGGAGAGGTGGCCGTCCTCAAAGGGGAAAAATGGTTGGGCAATGAAGGTGCGGGACTTATCCACCGCTCGCCAGCCAGCGACCAGCGGCGGCTGTTGCTCAGCCTTGACTGGTTGGCATGACGGGGCATAGTGGGATGAATTCCCCTATAGAAGCCCTGGCATGCTGCAGAACATCCCCACCCACGTCATCGCCGGCCCCTTGGGGGCCGGCAAGACCAGCCTGATCCGCCAGCTGATGGCGCAGCGCCCGGCAAACGAGCGCTGGGCCGTGCTGGTCAACGAGTTTGGCCAGGTCGGCCTCGATGCGGCCTTGCTCAGCCGTGACGAGGACGGTATTGCCATCGGCGAGGTGGCTGGCGGCTGCCTGTGCTGCGTGAACGGCACACCGTTCCAGGTCGGGCTCGGCCGCCTGCTGCGCAAGGCTCGGCCCGACCGGTTGTTCATCGAGCCTTCAGGGCTGGGTCATCCTGTGCAATTGCTGAACCAGCTGCAGCAGGCACCCTGGGTTGGGGTTCTGGCGGTGCAGCCTTTGGTGATGGTGCTGGATGCACAGGCACTGGCCCGAGGTGAGCCATTACCGGAGGCTCAGCAACAGGCCTTGCAAGCGGCAGCGCTGGTTCTGCTGAACAAGGCCGACGCTGTGGATGAAGATATTAAGCTGTTGATAAATAAAGACTTTTTAAATATCCACAAGGTTTGGACCCGGCAGGGGTTGGTCGAGCTCAGCATGCTACCTGTTTCATCCACAAGTCAGATTAGTGACAGTTCTGTGAATAGTTTGCCTAAAACAAGTCTATCCACAGCGTCTTCAGCCCTGTGGATAGATCCTTCTCTGCCGATTTGTTCGGCTCATGAAGGTGAGGGGGGTTGGAGCATCGGCTGGCGCTGGCACCCCAGTCAGCAATTCCAGCCACAGCGCTTGCAAGCGTTTCTCACAGCCTGGCCATGGCGACGCGCCAAGGGAGTTATCCACAGTGTCGATGGATGGCAGTCATTCAATGGGCTGGAAGGTGACTTGCCGCAGTGGCAGCCGAGCGACTGGCGCAAGGACTCGCGCATCGAGCTGATCTTCGAGCAGGCGCAGCCAGAGCCGCTGTTACAGACGGCTCTGGCGAAATGCCTGATCTGATTGTCAGTTGCGCCAGCGATTGTGCTCCTGGCGCCACTGCTGCATCTCGATCACATTGTCAGCCCGTGGCGGCGTCTTGATCTCGAACGGGTAGGGTGCCAGTTCGATCTGTGCGCTGTGGGCGCCGAACTGGGTCACGGTCCCAGGGTGGCGTTGTTCCCCGGTCACGGTGAACTCGAAGGCATAGACCCGGGCCAGACGCTTGCGGCCGTTGGCATCGCGGATGAACGCAATGCGCTTGAGCGCAACGGCGTCATCCAGCAGTTCCAGGTCGAGCTTTGCGCAGTGCTGTTTGACCCGCTCCAGGGCCTTCTCGCGTAGCCCATGGTTGTGCCATAACCAAGCGCCTGCCGTGGCCAACAACATCAGGACGAAGAGATTCTCCAGGGTCAACATTTACGTATGCTCCAAACAGGTCGAACCAGCTTAACTGCGTCCCTGGCCTGTCGTACAGGTGGCAATCGAGTCCATACTGCGCGCTGCACAATCCTTGAAACAGCTTTGGAACCCTCCCGCATGAAACGTACCCCGCATCTGCTCGCCATCCAGTCCCACGTGGTGTTCGGCCACGCCGGCAACAGCGCTGCGGTGTTCCCCATGCAGCGTATCGGGGTCAACGTCTGGCCCCTCAATACCGTACAGTTTTCCAATCACACTCAGTATGGCCAGTGGGCGGGTGAAGTGCTCGCTCCAGCGCAAATTCCTGCGTTGGTGGAAGGTATTTCCAACATTGGCGAACTGGGCCACTGCGACGCCGTGCTGTCTGGCTACCTTGGCAGCGCCGAGCAGGGCCGGGCGATTCTGGCTGGGTTCGAACGCATCAAGGCTGTTAACCCGAAGGCACTGTACCTGTGTGACCCGGTCATGGGCCATGCGGAAAAGGGCTGTATCGTTCCCCAGGAGGTCAGCGAGTTTCTGCTCGATGAAGCAGCTGCCAAGGCGGATATCCTTTGCCCCAATCAGCTGGAACTGGATAGCTTCTGCGGCCGCCGTGCGCAATCGCTCGAGGACTGCGTCAGCATGGCGCGCAGCCTGCTCGAGCGCGGCCCGCAAGTGGTGCTGGTCAAGCACCTGTCGTATCCGGGGCGTGCTGAAGATATGTTCGAGATGTTGCTGGTGACCCGCGAAGACAGCTGGCACCTGCGTCGCCCCCTGTTGGCCTTCCCGCGGCAGCCGGTTGGCGTGGGTGACCTGACTTCGGGCTTGTTCCTGGCCCGGGTGCTGCTGGGCGACGGCTGGCTACAGGCCTTTGAATTCACCGCGGCGGCCGTGCACGAGGTGCTACTGGAAACCCAGGCTTGCACCAGCTACGAACTGCAGCTGGTGCGGGCCCAGGATCGCATTGCCCACCCGCGCGTGCGCTTCGAGGCGCAGCGCCTGGCTTACTAAATCGCGTCGGTTTTAAGGTCCTGGTAGCGCTTTTCCAGCTCCTGACGGATCTGGCGGCGCTGCTGACCCTGCAGGAAGCGGCGCTTCTCTTCGCTGGAGTGCGGCTGGCGAGGCGGCACCGGCACCGGGCGGCGGTTGTCATCGACTGCGACCATGGTGAAGAAGCAGCTGTTGGAATGGCGTACCGAACGCTCGCGGATGTTCTCGGTGACCACCTTGATACCCACTTCCATCGAGGTGTTGCCGGTGTAGTTGACCGAGGCGAGGAAGGTCACCAGCTCGCCGACGTGAACCGGCTCGCGGAAGATCACCTGGTCGACCGACAGGGTCACCACATAGCTGCCGGCATAGCGGCTGGCACAGGCATAGGCCACTTCGTCTAGGTACTTGAGCAGGGTGCCGCCGTGTACGTTGCCAGAAAAGTTGGCCATGTCCGGTGTCATCAAGACGGTCATGCTCAGCTCGGCGTTTCCAGGTTCCATAGTGTGCTCACGGTGAGATTGCGCTGAATCGGGGCGGGTATCTGCTGACACTTCTGTTTCCCCTCTAGAAGGTTTGCCTTCCTGAATTACGGGACGTTGCCGGACGCTCCCTCGTCACGCCATTTACCTCATCAGAAGCGGCTGTTCGGCCGATCTGTTTCTACATATTGCACCGGCTTTTTGCGGCGGGGTGCGATGTTAACCTGAGTACGCCCATGCAACGTGGGCGTTTCTGCATTCAATACAGTATGTACTCGCTGCTCGCTCAGCTTTGCCTTGGCAGAGGAGCGGTCTGCCCGGGCATCCAGCAAAGTCGAAAAGGAGTATCGCGCCATGCATGCCATCAGCTTCATCCAGGATCTGGCAGTGATCATGCTGGTCGCCGGTGTGGTGACGATCCTCTTTCATCGCCTCAAGCAGCCCGTGGTACTGGGCTACATCGTCGCTGGCTTCATCATCGGCCCGCATACGCCGCCGTTCGGCCTCATCCACGATGAAGACACGATCAAGACCCTGGCCGAGCTGGGGGTCATTTTCCTGATGTTCTGCCTGGGCCTGGAGTTCAGCCTGCGCAAGCTGTTCAAGGTCGGTGCCACGGCATTCATTGCGGCATTCCTGGAAATCGTCCTGATGATCTGGATCGGTTTCGAGATCGGCCGCTGGTTCGGCTGGAACACCATGGACTCGCTGTTCCTTGGCGCGATCCTGGCGATTTCC carries:
- a CDS encoding DUF1826 domain-containing protein, whose product is MNPALRPVDIRQAFAESPKVLTEIFQDGVNLAVWQRRLPAQVEDFAALVVSLGQSLADQRVLDVSEHEPPLLPGLLQEAADLHGYEGFVADVKWLVSAYTCLLGARRVGLRLRVLQGAMCPRFHVDNVPLRLLTTYVGPGSEWLEEGAVARVGLHLAPAPVDNIRTLQAGEVAVLKGEKWLGNEGAGLIHRSPASDQRRLLLSLDWLA
- a CDS encoding acyl-CoA thioesterase; the protein is MEPGNAELSMTVLMTPDMANFSGNVHGGTLLKYLDEVAYACASRYAGSYVVTLSVDQVIFREPVHVGELVTFLASVNYTGNTSMEVGIKVVTENIRERSVRHSNSCFFTMVAVDDNRRPVPVPPRQPHSSEEKRRFLQGQQRRQIRQELEKRYQDLKTDAI
- the zigA gene encoding zinc metallochaperone GTPase ZigA, with amino-acid sequence MSNRLPVTVLSGFLGAGKSTLLNHVLRNRDNLRVAVIVNDMSEINIDASEVQRNVSLNRAEEKLVEMSNGCICCTLREDLLEEVARLAEEGRFDYLLIESTGISEPLPVAETFTFRDERGRSLSDMARLDTMVTVVDGLNFLRDYQQADSLASRGETLGEDDERSISDLLIEQVEFADVLLLSKIDLISQHEREELTAILRSLNARAQIVPMVMGQIPLARILDTGLFDFDQAAQAPGWLQELRGAHIPETEEYGIAATTWEARRPLHPQRFFDFIHNTWSNGRLLRSKGFFWLASKFQEAGSWSQAGGMMRHGLAGRWWRFVPREHWPQDEQSTADILKHWHAETGDCRQELVFIGQNIDFVQLSTELDACLLSDDEMALGPMSWLRLPDPFGPWHAEEAA
- a CDS encoding CobW family GTP-binding protein, translated to MLQNIPTHVIAGPLGAGKTSLIRQLMAQRPANERWAVLVNEFGQVGLDAALLSRDEDGIAIGEVAGGCLCCVNGTPFQVGLGRLLRKARPDRLFIEPSGLGHPVQLLNQLQQAPWVGVLAVQPLVMVLDAQALARGEPLPEAQQQALQAAALVLLNKADAVDEDIKLLINKDFLNIHKVWTRQGLVELSMLPVSSTSQISDSSVNSLPKTSLSTASSALWIDPSLPICSAHEGEGGWSIGWRWHPSQQFQPQRLQAFLTAWPWRRAKGVIHSVDGWQSFNGLEGDLPQWQPSDWRKDSRIELIFEQAQPEPLLQTALAKCLI
- the pdxY gene encoding pyridoxal kinase PdxY, which encodes MKRTPHLLAIQSHVVFGHAGNSAAVFPMQRIGVNVWPLNTVQFSNHTQYGQWAGEVLAPAQIPALVEGISNIGELGHCDAVLSGYLGSAEQGRAILAGFERIKAVNPKALYLCDPVMGHAEKGCIVPQEVSEFLLDEAAAKADILCPNQLELDSFCGRRAQSLEDCVSMARSLLERGPQVVLVKHLSYPGRAEDMFEMLLVTREDSWHLRRPLLAFPRQPVGVGDLTSGLFLARVLLGDGWLQAFEFTAAAVHEVLLETQACTSYELQLVRAQDRIAHPRVRFEAQRLAY
- a CDS encoding DUF3301 domain-containing protein, with translation MLTLENLFVLMLLATAGAWLWHNHGLREKALERVKQHCAKLDLELLDDAVALKRIAFIRDANGRKRLARVYAFEFTVTGEQRHPGTVTQFGAHSAQIELAPYPFEIKTPPRADNVIEMQQWRQEHNRWRN